A window from Megalobrama amblycephala isolate DHTTF-2021 linkage group LG9, ASM1881202v1, whole genome shotgun sequence encodes these proteins:
- the abitram gene encoding protein Abitram has translation MEDSEKKAPSVIDRYYTRWYRTDLKGKVCEDHCILQHSNRICVITLAESHPILQNGRKIKNINYQISDGCSRLNNKVSGKSKRGGQFLTEFSPLCRITCTDEQEYTIFSCIRGRLLEVNEAILNKPDLLLEKPSTEGYVAVILPKFEESKSITEGLLTREQYEEVLMKRNQQEEPC, from the exons ATGGAAGACAGTGAAAAGAAAGCCCCATCAGTAATCGATCGATATTACACCCGCTGGTATAGAACAG ATCTGAAGGGGAAAGTATGTGAGGATCACTGCATTCTACAGCACTCCAACAG AATATGTGTCATCACACTTGCCGAGTCTCATCCTATCCTTCAGAATGGACGAAAAATCAAAAACATAAACTATCAGATCAGTGATGGATGCAGCCGTCTGAACAACAAAGTGTCTGGAAAGTCAAAGCGA GGTGGTCAGTTCCTGACAGAGTTTTCACCACTGTGTAGAATAACGTGTACAGATGAACAGGAGTACACCATATTCAG CTGTATCAGAGGACGTCTCCTAGAAGTAAATGAAGCCATTCTGAACAAGCCAGATCTGTTACTGGAAAAG CCTTCCACAGAAGGATACGTTGCGGTTATATTACCTAAATTTGAAGAGAGTAAGAGCATCACCGAGGGCCTTCTGACCAGAGAACAATATGAGGAGGTTCTCATGAAAAGAAACCAACAAGAAGAGCCTTGCTGA